From the genome of Triticum aestivum cultivar Chinese Spring chromosome 1A, IWGSC CS RefSeq v2.1, whole genome shotgun sequence:
TGACATAACAATAATTTCAAAACACGCCTTGTAACAAATTCAAACGAGACCATACCAGGTTCTCAATTATCTCATCTGGTATGTCATGGAAGTACACCTGCAGACATCCACAAATATTACATGTATCAAATCACACCAGGTTGCTTTTGACTATAGCGGAGTTATTGGTAGAATCTGAATGAGCTCATGTTGTACAGGTTCCTCCTGAACCAAAACACTCAAGGAAATAGAACTGCAAAGTTTTTTACTATAGATAACGAGGTTCCAGTTTATGCTAGCTAAGTTAACTATAGCTAGATATACATATACCAAAGTTTGCAACACTAAGCAAAGAAACTACAATTGATATTGATTACTGTACATTCTTTCTCTGAAATCAAAAGCTAACGCCAAAGATATAAATCAATAGGCATTGTGACATTGTGAGGAGATACTTCGCTTGCTTAGATGTTCATCTTGCACGAAAGTAGATAGGTTGGAGTTCAATCACACATTAAAATGGGATCACCAATATTCTAACAGGGAAATAAAAGAAGTAGACCAACCTCGCTACCGACGACTCCCCGCCGGCggccctcctcccccccccccccccccatggcgacCCCCGACTTGCGCTCCCTCTCCGGTGAGCGCGTCTCCTCCGGGGATGGACGCTGGTTTGACTCGGACGGCGAATCTTCTGCGCGCTCCTACAGCAAAGTCGTCCGCTCTCCTCCGGCTCCTAGGAGCGTCGCCCCCGCTCCGCTTCCCGCGCCTGGCCCCGTGACGGCGACCCCTACCGCGCTGGCCATTCCAGGCCTGCCGCTGCCCCTCCACGCGTCACCACTCCGCCCCCGCCTTCGGCCCCAAGGCAAGCCCCGGCCGCCCAGCCGGCCGCTGCGGCTCCAGCGCGGGTGATCATGGCGCACTCTGCCGAGATGGAGGAGGCTGAGGAGGTACTCTCCCGCGCGCTGGTCGCTACCATCACAGGCAACCGGCCGCGCGTCTCTGCCAGCGACGTCTCCGACCTGTTGTGCAGCATGTTCGAGTTCGAGGTCGGCGACTTCACTGTTCATGCACACCACCCGGAAGACTTCCTTATCATCTTCGGCTCCAGAGCTTCGTTCGACCGCATGCGTGGAGACCACTTCATCGACTGCATGCGATTCACCCTGTCGCTCCGCCCATGGTGCAAGCTCGCTCACGCCGGCTGCGGTGGGTTTGAATTCCGCGTCGAGCTGGAGCTCCGCGGCATCCCTGCCCAGGCCTGGCACATGGCCACGGCGGAGCACATCTTGGGGACGGGCGTCTGGATCGAGCGCCTCCATCCGCGGACACGTTCTCGCGATGACCTCGCCATGTTCCGGCTTGTCGGACGCACACACGACCCAACCGAAATCCGGCGTGCCACCACGCTCGAGATTGTCGAACAGGTCCCCGGCAGCTCCAGCACGTCCTCCCCGACCGTCCGCACCCTCACCTACCCCATCACCATCGCCCTGGTCCGTTCAGAGATCGACCGCGCCTACGCTCGAGCCGCTGGGCGCGACGGGGATGGCAGCGCTGGGGCAGGACGAGGACCCGACACCGAGCCAGGCCAGACCATGGTCGCCATTGACGCCGCGGCCGCAAGCGCCGCCGCTACGATGCGCAGCCCGCGAGACGCGCAGATGGCATGGCGATGGACTCCTTAGGCTGGCATGGCGACCGCGGCTCGCTCCGGTCGGATGGAGTGGCCATGGCCTCCACTTGGGGATCCCAGAGAGCTACAACGCCACCGTCCGTACGCCGGGCAGAGAGAGAGATACGGCCCCGGCCGGGCATGCATGGGCCGCGACGCCGTCGTCATCGCGCCAGAAAAGGAAAAGCGGGGAAGACACGAAGGCCGCTTTTGCCAGAGGGGCCTGTCGCGGGCCCGGAGGGATCCGTTGCTCGCCCCAATGCATGCGCTGATGGTGCCCCATTGGCGGAGAACACCCCAGAGCCCTCCCACACCGCGCCGCCTGTCGTGCGTGGGGCTGCCTTGGTGGAGTCAGGCTCTGGCTCGCCCAACCAGAGCCCACGTAGGGATCTGTTCCCTGTCGCCTCTGCCAGCGAGGTGCCAGACTCCCAGCCGCCAGGGCCCCCCTCCTCGGCCACTGACGACTCGACCAGCGAGGTACCAGACTCCCAGCCGCCTGGGCCACCCGCCCCAGCCAATGACGCCCTCCTGTCGGGGCAAAGTGGAGCTTTGCAAGTGTCAGCAACTAGCGGCGTCTTGGAGTCTTCCGCTGACCGGTCGGACGACACGGGCGCGCGCCCCTCGACCCAACCACCGCGCCCCCCCACCCCCGCCAACAACATGCCTCCATGCAACCATAATGGGCCTGAATTAATAATTGGGTCAGCGCCACTGGACGACCAGCCTCTCTGGATCCTCCAAAGGCCCACATCGCCAGCGGCCGCCACGGGCCAGGATGAGTCGCCGCCGAGACTCGCATCGCCACTGGCTGGGCCCAATTTGGGCGACCGAGGAACGGTGCCGGCTGACCATGCACTGCCGCGTTCCACTCCAGGTCGATTCGCCTCTCCGCCGGTCACCCTGCGCCGCTCCACAAACCGCGCCAACTCTGGCCGATCTTGGACGCTCGGTGACTTTCTGACGGCCGCCACAAAGCAGATTGGAGCCGTGATGCCCGTGCCAGGGAAAAAGCCACGTCGCCCTCTCAACTTCACCCCACGCCGCGGCCGCTCGGCTCGTGCTGCATCCTCGCCTATGGCGGCGCCACCCACGGCCAAACGGAGGGCGCACGTCCAGATACTGCGGACTCTCGGGATCATTGGCATTGATCAGAAAATCACAGCCGCAGAGATGAAGACGCATGATGGCATCTTCGCCGCGCCTTTCCCGTTCTCCGTCCTGTCAGCCATCGCCGCGCTTGTCGGTCGCGAGCTCCCTGCTGAGCTTCCCTCCCCGGTGATCTCCACGGGCAGCGCTGCGGCTTGCGAGTCTTAGCGCTAGCCGCACCTCTTTCTTTCCCGTCGACCATTCCTGTTATGGATCACGGCCCAAAGATTGTGGTTTGGAACGTTCGTGGCTTGAACACTCGCGCTAGGCGGTTCGCCATTAGATCGCTGATTGACACCACCGGTGCAGCCATTGTTTGCCTTCAGGAAACAAAGATGGCCCTTATTTGCTCGTCGGTGATTCTTGACACACTAGGCTCTGAGTTTGATGGCTATGTCTACCTCCCCGCGAACGGCACCCGAGGCGGCATCCTTCTAGCCTGGAAAAGTAAGGCCATGAATATCACGGACCCGGAGTTCTCTGTGAACACGCTTACAGCCAAAGTTGCCATGGGTTCGGCCACCCCGTGGTGGTTGACGGTGGTCTACGGGCCGTAGGACGCCGCCACTAAAATCGCGTTCCTCCAGGAGCTGCGCGACATCCACAGTGCCTGCCATGGACCATGGATGCTTTGCGGGGATTTCAACCTAATCTACCGCGACGAGGACAAGAGCAACGGCAATCTGAATAGGCGCATGACGGGGAGATTCCGTAGAGTCCTTAACGACCTAACGTTGAAGGAGGTTTACCTCAACGGCCGCCGGTACACCTGGTCGAACGAGCAGTCCCCGCCTACCCTGGTGCATCTTGATCGAGTGTTCTGCACCCCTGACTGGGAGGACGCCCACGACGCTTGCAACCTTACATGCCTGGCCTCGGTGGTCTCAGACCACAGCCCGTTGCTGTTAGATTGTACCCCAGTGCCGGCTACGCATCGCCGATTCCACTTTGAGGACATATGGCTGCGCATGGATGGCTTTCATGAGGCGGTGACTGAGGCCTGGAGTTCTGTCCACGACGCTGACCCCTTCCGTCGCTTGATGATCCGCATGCAAGCCACAGCCCGCAAGCTAACGAGCTGGAGCTCCCGATCCATTGGGAACATCAGAGATAGGATGGCCATCTCGCGTGAGCTCATCTCGCGCTTCGACAAGGCCCAGGAAGACCGAATGTTGACACCACATGAAGATTGGCTCCGCAAACAGCTAAAGATCTCCTATCTTGGGCTGGCATCCATGGAACGTACCTTCGCCCGCCAACGCGCTTGCGTTGCCAATTTAAAGGACGGCGACGCCAACACCAATTTCTTCCACCGGCAATGCTCGTTTCGCCGGCAGAAGAACAGGATCTCTAGCCTCACCATGGACGGCCAGGTCATATCCGAGCAGGGGAGCATGGCAAAGGCAGCATTCAAACACTATGACGCGCTCCTGGGCACAGCCACCAACAGAGATTGCTCGCTGGACCTGTCTACGCTTATCACTCCCAGTGAGCTTGACGACCTCGACGCTCCCTTCTGCGCTGAGGAAATCTGGGAGGCTATCAAACGCCTACCCGCGCACAAAGCACCAGGACCCGACGGCTTCACCGCAGAATTCCTGCGAGCTTGTTGGAGCACGGTTCGACAAGATTTTGTTGACGTCTTCCAGAAGCTCTACAACATGAGAGGCCGTGGCTTCTGCAGCCTCAACCAGGCACTCATCATCCTGCTCCCGAAGCGCGCGGACGCCAGCTCGCTCAACGACTACCGGCCCATCAGCCTCATACACCTGGTGGCCAAGATCTTCGCCAAAGTCCTTTCTTTGCGCCTCGCCCCTAAGCTGGACCGCCTTGTCAGCCCGTGCCAAAACGCATTCATCACCGGCAGAAGTTTGCATGACAACTTCATCCTAGTCAAACAATCAGCTCGACTACTACACCAGCTGGGTGCCCCGCGAGTGCTGCTCAAACTGGACCTCACACGCGCCTTTGATTCCCTGGCCTGGCCCTTCCTTTTTGAGGTACTACGCCAACATGGATTCGGAAACAGATTCTTGGAGTGGATCGCTATCCTCCTCTCTTCGGCGAGCACGCGTGTCCTGATGAATGGCGAGCCAGGCCTGCCTATTTGGCACCTACAGGGACTCCGCCAGGGGGACCCAATGTCCCCACAACTGTTCGTCCTCGCCGTCGACACCTTGGGAAGGCTCATCAAGCGCGCGATCGACCTCGGCATTATGGCCCAGCTGCACCCTAGGCGCTCGATCCCAGCAGTATCCCTATACGCGGACGACGTGGTGCTCTTTTGCCACTGTACGTCGAGCGACATCATGGGCCTGCCTATTTGGCACCTACAGGGACTCCGCCAGGGGGACCCAATGTCCCCACAACTGTTCGTCCTCGCCGTCGACACCTTGGGAAGGCTCATCAAGCGCGCGATCGACCTCGGCATTATGGCCCAGCTGCACCCTAGGCGCTCGATCCCAGCAGTATCCCTATACGCGGACGACGTGGTGCTCTTTTGCCACTGTACGTCGAGCGACATCATGGCTATGCGGGAGATTTTGGAGCTCTTTGGCCACGCCTCTGGCCTGCGTGTGAACTACACTAAGAGCTCCGCCTCGCTGCTGCACTGTGACATGGATGAGGCCACAGGTGTGCTTGTACACCTCGGCTGCCCCATTGCTGAGCTACCGATCACCTACCTCGGGATCCCCCTCACGATACGGCGGCCCACTGCTGCCCAGCTACAGCCGCTAGTTGATGGGATCGCTGGAAGGCTCCCTACCTGGAAGGCTGATCTGATGACCAAGCCTGGGCGCCTCGCACTTGTCAAATCTGTTCTGGGTGCCATTCCAGTACACCAGCTCCTCGCCTTTGCACCACCAAAAAAGACTCTGCGCCAAATTGAGAAGATCCAGCGTGGCTTTCTTTGGGCCCGGTCGCGCTGCAGCTAACGGGGGTCACTGTCATGTCAACTGGCGACGCATCTGCCGGCCCACCTCGCTTGGTGGACTCGGAGTCCAGGACCTCGAGCGCGCTGGCCTCGCCCTGAGACTACGATGGCTCTGGTACTCCCGCACTAATCATGAGCGCGCGTGGCATGGCCTGGACCTGCAGTTCTCTGCCGAGGAGAGAGCACTCTTCTTTGCCTCCACCACGATGACCATTGGAAATGGCCAGACTGCTCTTTTCTGGGAGGACCGCTGGATAAATGGGCAGTCCATCAATCAAATGGCCCCAGCCCTGTACAACTGCGTCCCCAAGCGCCGCCGCAAGACTCGAACCGTCGCTCAAGGTATACAGGGCAACAGCTGGGCGAGCGACATACAGGGGACTATAGGGATCAACGAGATTGGCCAATATGTGCAAGTCTGGCAGGCGATTGAGCACTTCTTACTCTCGGATGCCCCCGACCAGTTTGTCTGGAAGTGGACTACCTCTGGCACCTATACAGCACGCTCCTGCTACCTTGCCACTTTCCAAGGATCCACAACTTGCTTCTCCTGGAAGCTCATCTGGAAAAGCTGGGCGCCCCCACGTGTCAAAATTTTCCACTGGCTAGCCAACCTTGATAGGTGCTGGACTGCGGACCGCCTCGCCCGTCGTGGCCTCCAGCACCAGCCCCGGTGCCCGCTTTGCGACCAGGCGCCAGAGACGATGCGACACCTGCTCCTGGAGTGCGCTTTCGCCAAGCAAACCTGGCATGAGATCCTAGCTTGGCTAAGGATGACAATCGCAGGGCCAAATCAGGAGGAGACTCTCATGGACTGGTGGCTCCACGCCAAGCAAAACACGCCTACACCGATGCGCAAGGGTCTCGCCTCCATTGCCCTCCTGACGCCGTGGATGATTTGGAAGCAGCGCAACGAATGCATCTTCAACAATGCCCAACCTCTTGTCCCAGTCCTGGTCTCTAGGATCAAGGACGAGGCCGAGCAATGGGCACGAGCTGGTGCTCGTGGCTTACGGGTCATCTTACCCACCACCTGGGATGTACACTAGTTTCTTCTGCTCCGGCATGAACTTTGCCTCTTAGGAGGATTGTAAATAACTCTCTATCTTACCAATGCAATGAAACGCAAGTCCTCTGCGTTTTCCCGAAAAAAAATATTCTAACAGGAATTAATTTGATGGATTAGTTAGAAGAGTGCTCTACCTCAGCTTTGTCTAAACTGCCAAGCTTCTTGCCAGTTGTAAGATTAGTTACAACCACACCACCCACAGTTGACACATGCGCACCAGAATAACCTGGTAAATATAGTGGTTCAACTAATAAATACATATACACAAAGGGCAATCAGAGACAATGTGCCTGGACAACGGGCATTGGACAAAACCTTTCAGGAATTGGCGTGCTTCTTCTTTGCTGCTTGGCTTTTCTCTAATAATCCCTTCATGGACAACCACCTAAAAGTCAACTACCATTCAGTATGTAATATAAATATATAATGCAAAGACTGATAATTTAGTAAAACCATAGATGAGGTACATATGTTCAACCACACAATCCTAAAGCCCGTAAAAGAAAGAAAACATCCCTAAGAGAATGTGAACACATGACCTAGTTAGATTATGCATCATTACCATTGAACTTAACTTTACACTGCTAAATAACGCATCTATCAATAGATTATTCCTTCACTAGCCAAATGCTCCATTATAAATAGAAAAGTATAACAGATCATGTTGAGACATTATTGCCAGTTTAGCTCACTCTGCCTCTCTGGTATGCGCATCTGCGTTCCATGTAGGCTGCTGAGACACCTATGGGTTATGATCTGCATAATCCCCATCTCTTTTTGCTAGAACTTTCCCAAGACATGGTCAAGTAAATCTCGCCTCACCAAGTTCATTTATGAGATAGTCAAGTGAAATTATTTAGATTACTTCCTCTAAACTGAGAACTTATCCATCAGTGGAGTTAAACAATCGAGAAGCAAAGTACAATCCAATTAAATCTTGAGTAGCAACCAATGTTCAATTCAAACTAATGAGATATGAATCTAGCCAAAACAGtctctaaataaataaaaaagttAATGCATAAATGAACTTGTCAATGTTGTCGCGAGCCTAGGATACAGCAGATTTAGGTCAATAAAGTTGAGTGGTGTTAAGTACATAAGTACATGTGTTGTTTAACTAGCAGCGTTCCCCcaaaaagaggaagaaaaaaatgATGAACCAGATTGAAGGAGGAGAAGAAATACAATATCATAATTCTCTAATTAAACTGACGATTATTACACGAAGGACTTTTCCCTACTAAATTTTCAATATGACAGGTCTTATTTTTAAAAAACTTTACGAACTAAAAATTATATATCTAAAACTGAAAAGAAGTATTGAGTACACCATTTGCATTTGGTGATATCACATTAGCGTATATGTATGCATATGGAATGACCATCCTCATGCTACCAGAAGTAGCCAACATTAAAGTAGAATCCATGGAACTTCAAGTTATGTAAAGAACAAAGAGAAGCCACAATGTGGCATAGACATAATTACAACATAATTATGTATTATAGATATACCATCCAAGTTCTGTATAAACCAGTAGCACATAGGTAACTGACACATACTATGTCAGAGGTGATCAGGAGTGTTGGTTGGTC
Proteins encoded in this window:
- the LOC123047315 gene encoding uncharacterized PE-PGRS family protein PE_PGRS36, whose product is MPMIPRVRSIWTCALRLAVGGAAIGEDAARAERPRRGVKLRGRRGFFPGTGITAPICFVAAVRKSPSVQDRPELARFVERRRVTGGEANRPGVERGSAWSAGTVPRSPKLGPASGDASLGGDSSWPVAAAGDVGLWRIQRGWSSSGADPIINSGPLWLHGGMLLAGVGGRGGWVEGRAPVSSDRSAEDSKTPLVADTCKAPLCPDRRASLAGAGGPGGWESGTSLVESSVAEEGGPGGWESGTSLAEATGNRSLRGLWLGEPEPDSTKAAPRTTGGAVWEGSGVFSANGAPSAHALGRATDPSGPATGPSGKSGLRVFPAFPFLAR